The Lactuca sativa cultivar Salinas chromosome 2, Lsat_Salinas_v11, whole genome shotgun sequence genome includes a window with the following:
- the LOC111915955 gene encoding vacuole membrane protein KMS1: MVKVQVLFRSGLHTFVLYLGPHIAFFTIKAMQCGRVDLKSVVYDTIKLNRSPTWLPKDCSEFGPPLFFLSSQGVQVPLSSILPQVQVEAILWGLGTALGELPPYFISRAASISGDKMDVTELDASSSENNGVTSNLNHMKRCVGGLIGAFNTILCGGLPFFGV; this comes from the exons ATGGTGAAAGTACAAGTGTTGTTCA GGTCTGGGCTGCACACTTTTGTTCTATATCTGGGTCCCCACATTGCTTTCTTCACAATAAAAGCAATGCAGTGTGGTCGGGTGGATCTTAAAAGTGTTGTTTATGATACAATAAAGTTAAACAGAAGCCCTACATGGCTTCCAAAGGATTGTTCAGAGTTTGGGCCTCCATTGTTTTTTTTATCCTCTCAAGGTGTTCAGGTTCCACTTAGCAGCATTTTGCCTCAAGTACAAGTAGAAGCTATTCTTTGGGGCCTTGGAACTGCATTAGGAGAGCTACCTCCATATTTCATTTCTAGAGCAG CAAGTATCTCGGGTGATAAAATGGATGTGACAGAACTGGATGCTTCCTCATCAGAGAATAATGGAGTTACTTCAAACTTAAATCACATGAAGCGTTG TGTTGGTGGGTTGATTG GTGCGTTTAATACGATATTGTGTGGAGGGCTCCCTTTTTTTGGTGTATGA